Proteins found in one Paenibacillus wynnii genomic segment:
- a CDS encoding putative glycoside hydrolase: protein MNITWALLMMTLGSVGVQHDQNEAAVVSALQSAMNPPVVSQHSSNPESTSPANPSVTPSPSASPGATDPNQVILTDPQPDAPKVKGIYVTAYSAGGARMETLLNLLDQTELNSMVIDIKDDAGYITYKTDNVNLQTLGKPQPFIGDVSKLMERLKKHDVYPIARIVVFKDTILAKKNPQLSFVNKDGSVWRNKGGDSFVNPYNEDVWKYNIEIAKEAVKLGFKEIQFDYVRFPEGFEKRADTLKYTKNDKSRVEIISDFVKYAKSELNPLGVRVSVDIFGYAASVPAAEGIGQDFVKISKNVDIISPMVYPSHYSTGWFDVKDPDKNPYATIKGSMIDTHKKLNPLGSYKPIIRPWIQDFTASWLGSGHYVKYGKQQVEDQVRALKEENVDEFLLWNANNRYTAGVDYEK from the coding sequence ATGAACATCACGTGGGCTTTATTGATGATGACCTTGGGAAGCGTAGGCGTACAGCATGATCAGAATGAAGCCGCAGTGGTATCCGCTCTGCAGTCCGCCATGAATCCCCCCGTCGTCTCACAACACAGCAGCAATCCTGAATCAACATCACCTGCAAATCCTTCAGTAACTCCAAGTCCCAGCGCTTCTCCTGGAGCGACAGATCCAAACCAAGTAATTCTCACTGATCCTCAACCGGATGCACCGAAGGTTAAAGGCATTTATGTCACAGCTTACAGCGCAGGGGGAGCCAGAATGGAAACCCTTCTGAATCTCTTGGATCAAACAGAGCTGAATTCAATGGTTATCGATATCAAGGATGATGCAGGTTACATTACGTATAAGACTGATAACGTTAATTTACAAACACTTGGTAAACCTCAACCCTTCATTGGTGATGTTAGCAAGCTTATGGAAAGACTTAAGAAACATGACGTTTACCCAATTGCCCGGATTGTTGTATTCAAGGACACCATACTTGCAAAGAAAAACCCGCAATTATCATTTGTGAATAAAGACGGCTCCGTTTGGAGGAACAAAGGCGGCGACAGCTTTGTTAATCCTTATAATGAAGACGTTTGGAAATATAATATAGAAATTGCAAAGGAAGCTGTTAAATTGGGTTTTAAAGAAATTCAATTTGACTATGTTCGTTTCCCTGAAGGCTTCGAAAAGAGAGCTGATACCCTTAAATACACCAAAAATGATAAATCACGAGTAGAAATCATTTCTGATTTCGTTAAATACGCTAAGTCTGAGCTCAACCCTCTCGGGGTTCGAGTATCTGTCGATATTTTCGGCTATGCCGCCTCTGTTCCAGCCGCTGAAGGAATTGGTCAAGATTTTGTAAAAATATCTAAGAATGTGGATATTATCAGCCCCATGGTTTATCCTAGTCATTACTCGACCGGCTGGTTCGATGTGAAAGATCCTGACAAGAATCCGTACGCAACTATCAAAGGTTCTATGATCGATACGCATAAGAAGCTTAATCCACTCGGCAGCTATAAACCCATCATCCGCCCTTGGATTCAAGACTTTACAGCCAGCTGGCTGGGAAGCGGACACTATGTGAAATACGGCAAGCAACAAGTGGAAGATCAGGTTCGTGCATTGAAGGAAGAAAATGTAGATGAGTTTCTGCTATGGAATGCTAATAATCGGTATACTGCCGGTGTTGATTACGAGAAATAA
- a CDS encoding YitT family protein, with amino-acid sequence MLRNIWCYSVVFFGSALIAAGFNLFLIPHRLLSGGVSGLSMLVGYFTPINISLLYLLFNIPLLAAGWFQLGRRFIVLSIASVVGTTWLMTLIPVIPVASDMLLASVFGGVLVGIGSGVSFRIGGSSGGFDIVGSIITRYRDFPVGNVLVSLNALVILAAGYFDNNWNLALASMVSIYVSGKVVDMIHISHIKVTVFIVTNRTDELLRQLLGLQRGVTKIKTEGAYSHVEKDMLMTVTTRYELAELQRIIKKSDPQAFVNIVETVGVMGSFRKR; translated from the coding sequence TTGTTAAGGAATATTTGGTGTTATTCGGTTGTTTTTTTCGGCTCCGCTTTAATAGCCGCCGGTTTCAACCTTTTTTTAATTCCACATCGTTTGTTAAGTGGAGGCGTATCGGGTCTATCCATGTTAGTAGGTTACTTCACCCCCATTAATATTAGTCTTCTATATCTCTTGTTTAATATCCCTCTGCTTGCCGCTGGCTGGTTCCAGCTTGGACGGAGGTTTATTGTTCTAAGCATTGCTTCCGTTGTGGGCACCACCTGGCTGATGACCCTCATTCCTGTGATTCCCGTGGCTTCCGATATGCTGCTTGCTTCTGTTTTTGGAGGAGTGCTTGTTGGGATTGGCAGCGGGGTTTCCTTCCGCATCGGCGGTTCATCTGGAGGTTTCGATATTGTAGGCTCCATTATTACTCGCTACCGGGATTTCCCTGTAGGTAATGTACTTGTCAGCTTAAATGCGCTCGTGATCTTAGCTGCGGGATATTTCGATAATAACTGGAATTTAGCACTTGCATCCATGGTTTCCATTTATGTCAGTGGAAAAGTCGTGGATATGATTCATATCAGTCACATTAAGGTTACAGTGTTTATTGTCACGAACCGGACGGATGAATTACTCCGTCAGCTGTTGGGTCTTCAACGAGGTGTCACTAAGATCAAAACAGAAGGTGCTTACTCCCATGTGGAGAAGGACATGTTAATGACCGTAACCACCCGATATGAACTGGCAGAGCTGCAGCGCATCATCAAGAAAAGTGATCCTCAAGCTTTTGTGAATATTGTGGAGACGGTTGGAGTCATGGGTTCCTTCCGCAAGCGGTAA
- a CDS encoding DEAD/DEAH box helicase — MKTFAEFGLQPKVMQAITELGFEEATPIQEQAIPLALAGSDLIGQAQTGTGKTAAFGIPLISKIDREDERILALIMAPTRELAIQVAEEIGKLSRFKGLRSIAIYGGQDISRQIRGLKKKPQIIIGTPGRLLDHINRKTIRLDDVQTVVLDEADEMLDMGFMEDIQSILKLVPEERQTMLFSATMPSNIQRLAQQFLKNPQHISVIPKQISAPLIDQAYVEVPERQKFEALSRLIDMESPDLAIVFGRTKRRVDELAEALQKRGYSADGLHGDLSQNQRDAVMRKFRDGSIDVLVATDVAARGLDVSGVSHVINFDLPQDPESYVHRIGRTGRAGREGTAWSFVTPREMDHLHLIERVTRHRITRKPLPTMAEAIEGKQRITAERVLGMVESEELNEYKSLAIQLLEQYDSVQLLSAAMKLLTGDKKDSEIELTPEDPIRAKRRGGKNDIRSGRKPSGSYGSSSGGSGGGYRGGSGGSAGTGGSSSGGYRGNRDSSGGGSRGGYGSGSGGYGGGYKGNRDAGAGAGASRDAGANRTGERKPSSRPSSSAPSRPAKREDSFE, encoded by the coding sequence TTGAAAACATTTGCGGAATTTGGCTTGCAGCCTAAAGTTATGCAAGCAATCACAGAACTAGGATTTGAGGAAGCGACACCGATTCAGGAGCAGGCAATCCCCCTTGCGTTGGCCGGATCGGACTTAATTGGTCAAGCACAAACAGGTACAGGTAAGACTGCAGCATTCGGTATTCCTCTTATTTCTAAAATTGATCGTGAAGACGAAAGAATCCTCGCGCTGATTATGGCACCTACACGCGAACTTGCGATCCAAGTGGCAGAAGAAATTGGAAAACTAAGCAGATTTAAAGGTCTTCGATCCATAGCAATATATGGCGGACAAGACATTAGCCGTCAAATCCGTGGTTTGAAGAAGAAACCACAAATCATTATCGGTACACCAGGTCGTTTGCTCGATCATATTAACCGTAAAACAATTCGTCTTGACGATGTTCAGACCGTTGTATTAGATGAAGCAGACGAAATGCTTGATATGGGTTTTATGGAAGATATCCAAAGTATCCTGAAGCTTGTTCCGGAAGAGCGTCAAACCATGCTGTTCTCCGCAACAATGCCATCTAACATCCAACGTCTTGCACAACAATTTTTGAAGAATCCTCAGCATATATCCGTTATTCCAAAACAAATCAGCGCACCTTTGATTGATCAGGCTTATGTTGAAGTACCTGAGCGTCAAAAGTTTGAAGCTCTTAGCCGCTTGATCGATATGGAGTCTCCTGATCTTGCTATCGTCTTCGGCCGTACTAAACGCCGGGTAGATGAATTGGCTGAAGCTTTGCAAAAACGCGGCTATTCTGCTGATGGATTGCATGGTGACTTGTCTCAGAATCAACGGGATGCAGTTATGCGCAAATTCCGTGATGGCAGCATTGATGTACTGGTAGCGACAGACGTTGCTGCTCGTGGTCTCGATGTATCTGGTGTATCCCACGTTATAAACTTTGACCTTCCGCAAGATCCGGAAAGTTACGTTCACCGTATCGGCCGTACAGGTCGTGCGGGTAGAGAAGGAACAGCATGGTCTTTCGTAACTCCACGGGAAATGGATCACTTACACCTAATCGAGCGTGTTACCCGTCACCGGATTACACGTAAACCTTTGCCAACTATGGCTGAGGCGATTGAAGGCAAGCAACGCATTACTGCTGAGCGTGTCCTTGGAATGGTGGAGAGCGAGGAACTGAACGAATATAAGAGCTTGGCGATCCAATTGCTTGAGCAATATGATTCTGTTCAATTACTTTCCGCAGCAATGAAATTGTTGACCGGCGACAAAAAAGACTCAGAAATCGAATTGACTCCAGAAGATCCAATTCGTGCAAAACGTCGCGGAGGCAAAAATGACATTCGCAGTGGCCGTAAACCAAGCGGAAGCTATGGCAGCAGCAGCGGTGGTAGCGGCGGCGGATATCGCGGCGGCAGTGGTGGTTCTGCAGGTACTGGCGGATCCAGCAGCGGCGGTTACCGTGGTAATCGTGATAGTAGCGGCGGCGGAAGCCGTGGTGGCTACGGTAGTGGCAGTGGCGGTTATGGCGGCGGCTATAAAGGCAATCGTGATGCTGGCGCTGGCGCAGGCGCAAGCAGAGATGCAGGAGCTAACCGTACTGGAGAGCGTAAGCCTTCATCACGTCCAAGCAGCAGCGCACCTAGCCGTCCAGCTAAGCGTGAGGATTCCTTCGAGTAA
- a CDS encoding YesL family protein, with amino-acid sequence MEFKGAMGGLYRITEWISRIAFGNILWAFCSIPFLFTAVLKIIMMASEQGGPNEQITLNWVLGITAPFTVFPATAALFTVVRKWVMGNTDVSTFRTFFQGYKENYVKSMLGGLIYSLLFVVMYIDVTVYMTQMTSFKIVGILMLVLMIILFVSMFNFFSIIVHYQMTFKEVVSNSILLTIARPIRVFSTLIAGAFLVYIGLKYPVLYFICIPTLIAMVAFFNFYATYNKLQLQVEKKKQEELEAAEEAALNEGTDRENEDSEQQTKRI; translated from the coding sequence TTGGAGTTTAAAGGAGCAATGGGCGGTTTATACCGTATCACAGAATGGATATCACGCATCGCCTTCGGCAACATCTTATGGGCGTTTTGTTCGATACCATTCTTGTTTACCGCCGTCTTAAAAATCATTATGATGGCATCGGAACAAGGGGGGCCTAATGAACAAATTACTTTGAACTGGGTACTGGGTATTACCGCACCGTTCACCGTATTCCCCGCTACAGCAGCATTATTTACAGTAGTTCGTAAATGGGTTATGGGCAACACCGATGTCAGCACGTTCCGAACTTTTTTTCAAGGCTACAAAGAGAATTATGTTAAAAGTATGCTTGGTGGTTTGATTTACAGTCTATTGTTCGTAGTTATGTATATCGATGTAACGGTATACATGACTCAGATGACCAGCTTCAAGATTGTGGGCATATTAATGCTTGTGCTGATGATTATCCTTTTTGTATCGATGTTTAATTTCTTCTCCATTATTGTGCATTATCAAATGACCTTTAAAGAAGTGGTCAGTAATTCCATCCTGTTGACGATCGCTCGTCCTATTCGTGTGTTCTCAACATTGATTGCTGGTGCATTTCTGGTGTATATAGGTCTGAAGTACCCGGTGCTTTACTTTATTTGTATTCCGACGCTTATAGCTATGGTTGCCTTCTTTAACTTCTATGCTACCTATAACAAGCTGCAATTGCAGGTGGAGAAGAAGAAACAGGAAGAACTAGAGGCGGCTGAAGAAGCGGCGCTGAATGAGGGTACGGACCGTGAGAATGAGGATAGTGAGCAACAAACAAAACGGATTTAA
- a CDS encoding DUF1499 domain-containing protein has product MSLKRTLVGLFRSHDGTSDRAKDPTLKTRYYNLMRDKAWEEVSSTLKKIPGYKVLHEVESVGEITLEKRTAFGRTLDITVSVLNTSPMRCGVDIYSASRGSLGDLGANYRVIQRLYQSLDKKLGKFKLD; this is encoded by the coding sequence TTGTCGTTAAAGAGAACTTTGGTAGGCTTATTCCGCAGTCATGATGGAACGAGCGACCGTGCAAAAGACCCGACATTAAAAACGCGTTATTACAATCTTATGAGGGACAAGGCGTGGGAGGAAGTATCATCGACCTTGAAGAAAATCCCTGGTTACAAGGTATTGCACGAGGTGGAATCTGTGGGTGAGATTACACTGGAGAAAAGAACGGCCTTTGGCCGCACGCTTGATATTACGGTATCGGTACTCAATACTTCGCCGATGAGATGCGGTGTGGACATTTATTCTGCTTCAAGAGGCTCCCTGGGTGACTTAGGGGCTAATTACCGTGTAATTCAACGTCTATATCAATCCCTTGATAAAAAGCTGGGAAAATTTAAATTGGATTAA
- the tpx gene encoding thiol peroxidase, with the protein MAQERTGVATFKGSPITLIGPELKVGDSAPDFVISKNLLEQASLSDYAGKIKLISVVPSLDTGVCDAQTRRFNSEAADLSDDVVILTISMDLPFAQARWCGASGIESVITLSDHKEASFGEAYGVLIKEFRLDMRSIFVLDKNNIITYVEYLGEMAESPNFEAAVSAVKSLM; encoded by the coding sequence ATGGCACAAGAAAGAACAGGTGTAGCTACTTTTAAAGGAAGCCCTATCACTCTCATAGGCCCGGAGTTAAAGGTTGGAGATTCTGCTCCCGATTTCGTAATCAGCAAGAACCTACTGGAACAAGCCTCTCTCAGTGATTACGCCGGCAAGATCAAGCTGATCAGTGTTGTACCTTCTCTTGATACCGGAGTATGTGACGCTCAGACCCGCCGCTTCAATAGCGAAGCTGCTGATCTAAGTGATGACGTTGTTATTCTCACAATCAGTATGGATCTGCCTTTTGCCCAAGCCCGTTGGTGCGGAGCTAGCGGCATTGAGAGTGTCATAACATTATCCGATCACAAAGAAGCTTCATTCGGTGAAGCCTACGGCGTACTGATCAAGGAGTTCCGCTTGGACATGCGTTCAATCTTCGTATTAGATAAGAACAACATCATTACTTATGTCGAGTATTTAGGTGAAATGGCCGAGTCTCCCAACTTCGAAGCCGCGGTTTCTGCCGTCAAAAGCTTAATGTAG
- a CDS encoding rhomboid family intramembrane serine protease: MIFIRYENWKSYLKFYPATCLFLLANVVMFLILTLNGGSTDPYTLIDFGATVDTEPYKSELWRYLTAIFLHNGFSHFLFNSFALLVFAPPLERLLGWWRYVVLYLFGGVLANVLSMALSTPSPGVDGTVSVGASGAIYAVYGAFLYIALFQRASMDEGSRKTLYGLLVMGLITSFAIPNVDYMAHIGGMIAGFFIYGLIIRLFKRNRR, translated from the coding sequence ATGATATTCATACGTTATGAGAATTGGAAAAGCTATCTGAAATTTTATCCGGCTACTTGCTTGTTTCTGTTGGCAAACGTAGTTATGTTTCTAATTTTGACACTTAACGGCGGTTCTACAGATCCTTATACGTTGATTGACTTTGGCGCTACAGTTGATACCGAACCATACAAGAGTGAACTTTGGAGATATTTGACGGCTATCTTTTTGCACAACGGTTTTTCCCATTTTCTGTTCAACAGCTTTGCGTTGCTGGTATTCGCTCCGCCGCTAGAACGTTTGCTAGGTTGGTGGAGGTACGTGGTGCTGTATTTATTTGGAGGCGTTCTAGCTAACGTTCTATCTATGGCTCTTAGCACTCCTTCTCCGGGGGTGGATGGTACCGTTTCAGTTGGTGCTTCTGGGGCGATCTATGCTGTATACGGAGCATTTCTGTATATTGCACTATTTCAGCGTGCGAGTATGGATGAGGGGTCCCGTAAAACGTTGTACGGCTTGCTTGTGATGGGTTTGATAACTTCGTTTGCCATACCAAATGTTGATTACATGGCGCACATCGGGGGAATGATTGCCGGATTCTTTATATATGGTCTAATTATCCGGTTATTCAAAAGAAATAGAAGATAG
- a CDS encoding LysR family transcriptional regulator: MELRQLQYFLKVAQKEHVTRAAEELHVAQSAVSRQIHQLEQELGVDLFVQKGRNLQLTPVGQLFCKRVESVLKELDRSVAEIHEFLDPELGEIRIGFPHSLGTHLIPTIVAEFRQHYPHVKFRFKQGSYHSLIKDVVSGEVDLAFISPFPDTDVHVTGDIVMTEELFAILPQNHPLAGESLIRLEQLKEEKFVLFSEGYSLRPIVWQACLQAGFEPKIAFEGGETDTIRGLVAAGMGVSLLPEMALFQTNPLQPAQVRIVDPTITRTVGLIHRADEKLPLVAHSFRTFLLSYFRLRENDTPVG; the protein is encoded by the coding sequence GTGGAGCTTAGACAACTGCAATATTTCCTTAAAGTTGCTCAAAAAGAACACGTCACACGAGCAGCGGAGGAGCTGCATGTGGCGCAATCTGCGGTAAGCCGTCAGATTCATCAACTGGAGCAGGAACTTGGTGTTGACTTATTTGTGCAAAAAGGACGTAACTTGCAGCTTACTCCAGTGGGTCAGCTTTTTTGTAAACGGGTGGAAAGCGTGTTGAAGGAGTTGGATCGTTCTGTTGCTGAGATTCATGAATTTCTCGATCCTGAGCTTGGTGAGATTCGCATCGGCTTCCCTCATAGCCTTGGAACACATCTGATCCCTACAATAGTGGCGGAATTTCGTCAGCATTATCCGCATGTGAAGTTTCGATTTAAGCAGGGCTCATATCACTCTTTAATCAAGGATGTAGTATCGGGAGAGGTGGATTTGGCATTCATTTCTCCCTTTCCGGATACAGATGTGCACGTAACGGGAGATATTGTGATGACAGAGGAGCTGTTCGCTATCCTCCCTCAGAATCACCCTCTCGCAGGAGAGTCGCTCATAAGACTTGAGCAGCTTAAGGAAGAGAAATTCGTACTATTCAGTGAAGGTTACTCCCTAAGGCCTATAGTGTGGCAGGCGTGCTTACAGGCCGGCTTTGAACCGAAGATTGCCTTTGAAGGTGGAGAGACAGATACCATTCGAGGTTTGGTGGCTGCAGGCATGGGAGTTAGTCTTCTTCCTGAAATGGCGTTATTTCAGACGAATCCATTGCAGCCCGCGCAAGTGAGGATCGTAGATCCAACAATAACAAGGACAGTGGGATTGATTCATCGTGCGGATGAGAAGCTCCCGCTGGTTGCTCATTCTTTCCGTACGTTTCTGTTAAGCTATTTTAGATTGCGAGAGAACGATACCCCGGTAGGCTAA
- a CDS encoding zinc metallopeptidase, which yields MMMYLLVIVAFIFSLWAQFRVKGTFKKWSKVANSTGMTGYEAARHMLDANGLSDIPIEAVRGSLSDHYDPIHRVVRLSEPVYYESSIAAVSVACHEIGHAIQHKEHYPMLTLRHRMFPVVNFASGVAPFMLMAGFIFGYLNLVGLGIIFFSAAVAFQLVTLPVEFNASNRARQVMVEQGYIRNEEERGVAKVLNAAALTYVAAALVSLLELLRLVTVFLGNRD from the coding sequence ATGATGATGTATTTATTAGTAATTGTCGCCTTTATTTTCTCATTGTGGGCACAATTTAGAGTCAAAGGGACCTTTAAGAAGTGGTCTAAGGTTGCGAACTCGACGGGAATGACAGGTTATGAAGCAGCACGGCATATGCTGGATGCCAACGGATTGAGCGACATTCCTATCGAAGCTGTTAGAGGTTCTCTCTCAGACCACTATGATCCCATACACCGGGTAGTGCGGCTGTCTGAACCCGTATACTACGAAAGCTCCATTGCGGCTGTCTCCGTCGCTTGTCACGAGATAGGCCACGCGATTCAGCATAAGGAGCACTATCCTATGCTAACGCTTCGCCATAGAATGTTCCCGGTCGTCAATTTCGCATCCGGAGTTGCTCCTTTTATGCTGATGGCAGGTTTTATATTCGGTTACCTTAATCTTGTAGGCCTTGGTATTATTTTCTTCTCAGCCGCTGTGGCCTTCCAGCTCGTAACTTTACCTGTAGAGTTCAACGCCAGCAATCGTGCACGCCAGGTCATGGTTGAGCAAGGCTACATTCGTAATGAGGAAGAACGGGGTGTTGCTAAGGTACTAAATGCCGCAGCATTAACTTACGTAGCTGCTGCGCTGGTATCCCTACTCGAACTGCTTCGTCTTGTAACAGTTTTTCTAGGCAACCGTGACTAA
- a CDS encoding MerR family transcriptional regulator, translating into MTLYRIGELSKAAHISERTIDYYTKLGLITPELRSIKNYRLYSHETLVALERINQLKQEKYTLEEIKSLMSKWNSATPEADVTDKLVELEVHMQQLEREVKALEPIISQLKPGQAHTALSNLLPQGLACMEAIRLLLTQGPPM; encoded by the coding sequence ATGACACTCTACAGAATCGGCGAATTATCCAAGGCAGCTCATATTAGTGAGCGTACGATAGATTATTACACTAAGCTGGGATTGATTACACCAGAATTACGTAGTATAAAGAACTACCGTCTTTACAGCCATGAAACCTTGGTTGCCTTAGAACGTATTAATCAGTTGAAACAAGAAAAATATACATTGGAAGAGATCAAATCCTTGATGAGTAAATGGAATTCAGCCACACCTGAAGCCGACGTAACAGATAAGCTTGTGGAGCTTGAAGTTCATATGCAACAACTTGAACGCGAAGTTAAGGCACTTGAGCCGATAATCAGCCAACTCAAACCGGGACAGGCTCACACAGCTCTATCTAATTTGCTGCCTCAGGGCCTGGCTTGCATGGAAGCGATCCGACTCTTGCTAACCCAAGGGCCGCCAATGTAA
- a CDS encoding ammonium transporter produces MKKKWLVMVLAMFTLMAYPVSAFAAEGPTSPELLIGLDTTFTFLAFILVFFMQAGFAMLEAGSVRMKNAGHVAGKTVLTLAIASLCFWAVGFGIGFGNDGGNGFFGTTGFLFGGDSTGSSFESLAFSDVTLNVKFLFQMAFAAVSLAIVSGGMAERAKLSVYIIFGILFSVLIYPVVAHWVWGGGWLAELGMQDYAGSTVVHLTGATAAVVATILLKPRLGKFNKEGKPVIIPGHNQVFTVLGVIILWVGWFGFNPGSALSPMGGLFGHVALTTNIAAAAGGLAALIASWLYFGKSDIPAMLNGVLAALVAITGACAFVEPWAAIIIGLVAGAFTFMTSQWLERAGLDDPIYAFSVHGIAGMWGALSTGLFAAPRLVEAVGVGKAGLFYGGGLHQLGVQALGVAGTFAFVAVLSFIILYVMKMAIGIRVTEEEELMGLDISEHGTYGYPEQMKLIAESESKTLKH; encoded by the coding sequence TTGAAAAAGAAATGGTTGGTGATGGTGTTGGCCATGTTTACACTCATGGCTTACCCAGTTAGCGCGTTTGCGGCAGAGGGTCCTACAAGTCCGGAATTATTAATTGGATTGGATACGACATTTACTTTCCTGGCCTTTATCCTAGTATTCTTTATGCAAGCTGGATTTGCAATGCTCGAAGCCGGCTCCGTCCGGATGAAAAATGCCGGTCACGTTGCTGGTAAAACGGTACTGACGCTAGCTATCGCGAGCCTGTGTTTCTGGGCTGTTGGCTTCGGAATTGGTTTTGGTAACGATGGAGGTAATGGATTCTTCGGTACCACAGGATTTTTATTCGGTGGAGATTCAACTGGATCATCATTTGAGTCACTAGCATTCTCAGATGTGACATTGAATGTTAAGTTTTTGTTCCAAATGGCCTTTGCAGCGGTTTCGTTGGCTATCGTATCTGGTGGTATGGCGGAACGTGCAAAGCTGAGTGTATATATCATATTCGGAATTTTGTTCTCCGTCCTCATTTATCCGGTAGTTGCTCACTGGGTTTGGGGCGGTGGTTGGTTGGCTGAATTAGGAATGCAAGATTATGCAGGTTCGACAGTTGTCCATCTTACTGGAGCAACAGCAGCTGTAGTTGCTACAATTTTACTTAAACCTCGTTTAGGTAAATTCAACAAAGAGGGCAAACCTGTTATCATACCTGGTCATAACCAAGTATTCACTGTTCTGGGTGTTATCATTCTCTGGGTGGGTTGGTTCGGTTTTAACCCAGGTAGTGCTTTGTCTCCGATGGGCGGATTGTTTGGCCACGTAGCTCTGACAACAAATATTGCAGCAGCAGCAGGTGGCTTAGCAGCTCTTATCGCTTCTTGGTTGTACTTTGGTAAGTCGGATATTCCTGCAATGCTTAATGGTGTTCTGGCAGCTCTGGTTGCCATCACTGGTGCTTGTGCATTCGTTGAACCTTGGGCTGCAATTATCATTGGTCTGGTAGCAGGTGCATTTACATTCATGACTTCCCAATGGCTGGAACGTGCAGGCTTGGATGATCCGATCTACGCATTTTCCGTTCATGGTATCGCAGGAATGTGGGGAGCGTTATCCACAGGTTTGTTCGCAGCACCTAGACTAGTAGAAGCTGTTGGTGTAGGTAAAGCAGGCTTGTTCTATGGTGGTGGATTACATCAGCTCGGAGTACAGGCGCTTGGTGTAGCTGGAACCTTTGCATTCGTAGCCGTCCTGTCCTTCATTATCTTGTATGTAATGAAAATGGCTATCGGCATTCGTGTAACGGAAGAGGAAGAATTAATGGGATTGGACATCAGCGAGCATGGTACTTACGGTTACCCTGAACAAATGAAGTTGATTGCTGAATCGGAATCCAAAACCCTGAAACATTAA